The following proteins are encoded in a genomic region of Ornithinibacillus sp. 4-3:
- a CDS encoding cysteine hydrolase family protein has translation MSQRALINVDYTYDFVAEDGKLTCGYPGQAIEDKIVSLTEEFIEAGDFVVFAIDSHEKDDPLHPETALFPPHNIDGTKGKQLYGKLAETYENNKHLKTVYSFDKTRYSAFAGTNLEIKLRERKIEEIHLVGVCTDICILHTAVDAYNKGFKIVVHKEAVASFNEIGHQWALEHFKNTLGATII, from the coding sequence ATGAGCCAAAGGGCGTTAATAAATGTTGACTATACCTATGATTTTGTTGCGGAAGATGGCAAGCTCACTTGTGGCTATCCAGGTCAAGCGATTGAGGATAAAATTGTCTCTTTAACAGAGGAGTTTATAGAGGCAGGCGATTTTGTCGTATTTGCGATTGATTCACATGAAAAAGATGATCCATTACATCCAGAAACTGCATTATTTCCACCACATAATATAGATGGTACAAAGGGAAAACAGCTTTATGGTAAGTTAGCAGAAACATATGAGAATAATAAACATTTAAAGACTGTTTATTCCTTTGATAAGACGAGATATAGTGCATTTGCTGGAACAAATTTGGAAATTAAGTTAAGGGAAAGAAAAATTGAGGAAATTCACCTTGTTGGTGTATGTACAGATATTTGTATTTTACATACAGCAGTTGATGCATATAATAAAGGATTTAAAATTGTGGTACATAAGGAAGCTGTTGCTAGCTTCAATGAAATAGGTCATCAATGGGCATTGGAACATTTCAAAAATACATTAGGTGCTACAATTATCTAA
- a CDS encoding alanine--glyoxylate aminotransferase family protein, with translation MLESSNLLRIPGPTPIPGCVTRAMSKPMIGHRTEEAKQLLIRLKEKIKPVFGTNQDVIILAGSGSAGLEAAIVNITDVGDEVLVLVSGNFGERFAEICEVYGLKVHRIEVEWGKAIDPQEVEVYIQKNPNIKAVFVTSCETSTGVLNPIPEITAAVREHSNALVAVDGVSSVGGVDTQMDAWGVDVLVTGSQKAMMLPPGLCFVAASERAWEVIHENKRPRYFLDLRKYLNNAAPYTPAVSLLMGLEAALDLIAEEGLENVYARHLTMMEMTRAAVKALGIPLLTDEESAAPTVTTLVPADFEGDKLRKQLKADFGLELAGGQKHLKGKVVRIGHMGYCAPADVLQVISLLETGLQRIGKDITPGQGIQAAQAVFLQSGGQA, from the coding sequence ATGTTAGAATCTTCAAATTTACTGCGTATTCCTGGTCCTACACCAATCCCAGGATGTGTTACTCGTGCAATGAGTAAGCCAATGATTGGGCATCGTACAGAAGAGGCGAAGCAATTATTAATTCGTTTGAAAGAGAAAATCAAACCGGTTTTTGGTACAAACCAAGATGTCATTATCCTTGCTGGGAGTGGATCAGCTGGTTTAGAAGCGGCCATTGTTAATATTACAGATGTCGGAGACGAGGTGCTTGTACTAGTTTCTGGAAATTTTGGTGAACGTTTTGCAGAAATTTGTGAAGTATATGGACTTAAAGTACATCGTATCGAAGTGGAATGGGGGAAAGCAATTGACCCTCAAGAGGTAGAAGTTTACATACAAAAAAATCCGAATATTAAAGCAGTATTTGTCACATCTTGTGAAACATCAACAGGAGTTCTAAATCCAATTCCAGAAATTACTGCTGCTGTTCGTGAACATTCAAATGCATTAGTGGCTGTGGACGGTGTTTCTTCCGTTGGTGGAGTAGATACACAAATGGATGCGTGGGGTGTCGATGTTTTAGTTACTGGTTCACAAAAAGCAATGATGCTACCTCCGGGCCTATGCTTTGTTGCAGCAAGTGAGCGTGCTTGGGAAGTTATTCATGAGAATAAACGTCCTCGTTATTTTCTGGATTTACGTAAGTATTTAAATAATGCTGCGCCATACACACCAGCAGTTTCCTTATTAATGGGCTTGGAAGCAGCACTTGATCTAATTGCTGAAGAAGGATTAGAAAATGTATATGCACGTCATTTAACCATGATGGAAATGACTCGTGCAGCTGTAAAAGCATTAGGCATCCCATTATTAACAGATGAAGAAAGTGCAGCTCCAACCGTAACAACATTAGTGCCAGCAGATTTTGAAGGCGATAAATTACGCAAGCAATTAAAGGCAGATTTTGGCTTAGAATTAGCTGGAGGACAAAAGCATCTAAAAGGAAAAGTTGTTCGAATTGGTCATATGGGCTATTGTGCGCCAGCTGATGTATTACAAGTGATTAGTTTATTAGAAACAGGCTTACAAAGAATTGGTAAAGACATCACGCCAGGTCAAGGAATCCAGGCAGCGCAAGCAGTATTTTTACAATCAGGAGGGCAAGCGTAG